In the Candidatus Electrothrix rattekaaiensis genome, one interval contains:
- a CDS encoding Rne/Rng family ribonuclease yields the protein MTNKTEKETKEPQETPKIRKVSTGAWWKSFKKKKAEKNDQGNDQVKVAEVKPTEAKSSEPKAIETKPTKATPVKTKQVAVKPVTPRKPRPAKSQQPDQAEKAEQATPSPRGKQQLPTKQAPAQAKQQPPVKELQGTAPEKIAAEKTTPAQQTKPQTTSPEQAESAAVQEKKKPSRRPRRRGKKPSSAQQETAETGEKEAAKQESEIQGDAQKDSQKDDAREVTPKSRPSKPRNNNRKKQSASPAQTTKSDYSEEDDLIEDTEEESGKEPQKKQKVRLLINAEEPEECRIAQVEDGRLESFHVNTVVRERTKNNIYKGRIVSIEANLQAAFVEIGTGRNGFLPFTDIHPEYYRQDLSEQSRKLINQQQWKKLKIEDVIKRGQEVLVQVVKEVTGNKGANMTTFLSLPGRCLVLMPGSDSAGISRKISGEQRRSRLREIMSDFNIPEGIGYIVRTASAEITKTALQQDLRYLTGLWTEIKKRGQTSPAPALVYEDQDTVHRFLRDHFTQDIQEIIVDTEDSYNQVAKFVDMLPPRQKKVLVRLHRGSKPIFNQNNIEEQIESIYQPQVQLPSGGSIVIDPTEALVAIDVNSGRTSQKGDFEKSIFLANMEAAEELARQLRLRDLGGLIVVDFIDMRSKGNIREVERQVKNAMKRDKAKVDISRISRFGLMQISRQKMGAPIEKGSYRLCEHCEGRGVVRSVETLALYYLRRIQTGVTRKKIQRVEANLPLEVGQYLLNKKRAELMELENKHQASILILPSPEMKPSENNIRFLS from the coding sequence ATGACCAATAAAACAGAAAAAGAGACCAAGGAACCGCAAGAAACACCAAAAATACGCAAGGTAAGCACCGGTGCCTGGTGGAAAAGTTTCAAGAAGAAAAAGGCTGAGAAAAATGATCAAGGAAATGATCAGGTAAAAGTGGCAGAAGTCAAACCGACAGAAGCTAAGTCGTCAGAACCAAAAGCGATAGAAACGAAACCGACAAAGGCCACTCCTGTAAAAACAAAGCAGGTAGCAGTTAAACCGGTAACTCCTAGAAAACCGCGACCAGCCAAGAGCCAACAGCCTGATCAGGCTGAGAAAGCCGAACAAGCAACGCCGTCCCCTCGGGGCAAACAACAGCTTCCGACCAAGCAGGCACCAGCCCAGGCAAAGCAACAGCCCCCTGTAAAGGAACTACAGGGAACAGCACCAGAGAAAATAGCAGCGGAGAAGACAACCCCTGCTCAGCAGACAAAGCCACAGACAACGTCACCGGAACAAGCCGAGTCCGCCGCAGTTCAGGAAAAGAAAAAACCCTCGCGTAGACCTCGCAGACGGGGGAAAAAGCCGAGTTCTGCCCAGCAGGAAACAGCAGAAACAGGAGAAAAGGAAGCAGCCAAGCAGGAATCTGAGATACAAGGCGACGCACAAAAGGACAGTCAAAAGGACGACGCTCGGGAAGTCACACCGAAAAGCAGGCCCTCGAAACCAAGAAATAATAACCGAAAAAAACAGAGTGCCTCACCCGCCCAGACAACAAAAAGCGATTACTCTGAAGAAGATGATCTCATAGAGGACACTGAAGAGGAGAGCGGGAAGGAACCGCAGAAAAAACAAAAGGTCCGACTGTTGATCAATGCGGAAGAACCTGAAGAATGCCGTATCGCCCAAGTGGAAGATGGTCGTCTGGAGTCCTTTCACGTCAACACGGTGGTGCGCGAGCGAACCAAGAATAATATTTACAAGGGTCGTATCGTCTCTATCGAAGCCAACCTACAGGCTGCCTTTGTGGAAATCGGCACAGGCCGTAACGGCTTCCTACCCTTTACCGACATCCATCCGGAGTATTATCGACAGGATCTCAGCGAACAAAGCCGTAAGCTGATCAACCAACAGCAGTGGAAAAAGCTCAAAATCGAAGATGTGATCAAACGTGGGCAGGAAGTCCTGGTCCAGGTGGTCAAGGAGGTCACAGGCAATAAAGGTGCCAATATGACGACCTTTCTTTCCCTACCTGGACGTTGCCTAGTGCTTATGCCAGGCAGCGACAGTGCGGGCATCTCCCGGAAAATCTCCGGGGAACAGCGGCGAAGTCGGTTGCGCGAGATTATGTCCGACTTTAACATTCCCGAGGGCATCGGCTATATCGTCCGTACCGCCAGTGCTGAAATCACCAAGACCGCCCTGCAACAGGATCTGCGCTACCTGACCGGGCTGTGGACGGAAATCAAGAAACGAGGCCAGACCTCTCCGGCTCCGGCCTTGGTCTATGAGGATCAGGACACGGTCCATCGTTTCCTCCGGGATCATTTTACCCAGGACATCCAAGAAATCATTGTTGATACCGAGGATTCCTATAATCAGGTGGCAAAATTCGTTGACATGCTCCCTCCCCGCCAAAAAAAGGTCCTGGTCAGGTTACATCGGGGATCAAAACCGATCTTCAATCAGAACAATATTGAAGAACAGATTGAATCCATCTACCAACCCCAAGTACAACTGCCTTCGGGCGGCTCCATTGTGATTGATCCCACCGAGGCACTGGTGGCCATTGATGTCAACTCCGGTCGGACCTCACAGAAAGGTGATTTTGAAAAATCCATCTTTCTGGCCAACATGGAGGCGGCTGAGGAACTGGCTCGCCAGTTACGCCTGCGGGATCTGGGTGGTTTGATTGTGGTGGATTTCATTGATATGCGCAGCAAGGGCAATATCAGAGAGGTGGAACGACAGGTTAAAAATGCTATGAAGCGAGATAAGGCTAAAGTTGATATCAGCCGGATCTCCCGCTTCGGCCTGATGCAGATCTCCCGCCAAAAAATGGGTGCTCCCATTGAAAAAGGGAGTTACCGTCTTTGCGAACATTGCGAAGGACGTGGGGTGGTTCGATCCGTGGAGACCTTGGCCCTCTACTATCTCCGGCGTATCCAAACCGGGGTGACGCGCAAAAAAATCCAACGGGTGGAGGCCAACCTGCCTCTTGAGGTCGGGCAATACCTGCTCAACAAAAAACGGGCCGAGCTCATGGAGCTGGAGAATAAGCATCAGGCAAGCATCCTCATCCTTCCCAGCCCGGAGATGAAACCGAGCGAGAATAATATTCGGTTTCTTTCCTGA
- a CDS encoding radical SAM protein: MAASDAPYIFSMNHIFGPVNSRRLGRSLGVDLFQDKICTLNCIYCEVGATVHLTCERAEYAPFLDIKTEIDAFCLDQERVAELDFITVTASGEPTLHAHFGEIITHLKKTTAKPIAVLTNGTTLADPQVRQEMSLADVVIPSLDSTLPTGFRKIDRPAACVDLEQVIEGLITFSRQYDGKIWLEILFAQGINDSAEEVAALRQAVNRMRLDRIQLNTVARPPLESFARPLNKQSMAAIARQFEEDNPLRPVDLLAFKASQNDESEDQKKFFFNLDREADKQAFTVELIEMLKRRPCTAADINRTFHLGGAKKVELLLDALVQDGRIQKRAHGDSIYYQ; this comes from the coding sequence TTGGCAGCTTCTGATGCGCCCTATATTTTTTCTATGAATCATATCTTCGGTCCGGTAAATTCCCGGCGACTCGGACGCTCTCTCGGAGTGGATCTTTTTCAGGACAAAATTTGCACCCTCAACTGCATATATTGCGAAGTCGGTGCCACAGTCCATTTGACCTGTGAACGAGCTGAGTATGCCCCGTTCCTGGACATCAAAACAGAAATAGACGCCTTTTGTCTGGATCAGGAGCGTGTTGCTGAGTTGGATTTTATCACAGTGACAGCCAGCGGTGAACCCACGCTGCATGCACATTTCGGAGAAATTATCACGCATCTGAAAAAAACTACAGCAAAGCCGATTGCTGTACTGACCAACGGGACAACCCTCGCAGATCCTCAAGTTCGTCAGGAGATGTCTCTGGCCGACGTGGTGATTCCTTCGCTGGACTCGACTCTGCCCACAGGCTTCAGAAAGATTGATCGTCCGGCAGCCTGCGTTGACCTTGAACAGGTCATTGAAGGCCTGATCACCTTCTCCCGTCAATATGACGGAAAGATATGGCTGGAGATCCTCTTTGCCCAAGGCATCAACGACTCTGCTGAGGAAGTGGCGGCACTCCGTCAGGCAGTCAATCGGATGCGGCTTGATCGCATCCAGCTGAATACAGTTGCCCGCCCGCCTCTGGAGTCTTTTGCCCGCCCTCTGAATAAACAGAGTATGGCGGCGATTGCGCGGCAATTCGAGGAAGACAATCCCTTACGCCCCGTTGACCTGCTGGCCTTTAAAGCGAGCCAGAATGACGAATCGGAAGACCAGAAGAAATTTTTTTTCAATCTTGATCGTGAAGCCGATAAACAGGCATTCACGGTTGAGCTTATTGAGATGTTAAAACGGCGGCCATGTACGGCCGCTGATATCAATCGCACCTTTCATCTGGGAGGAGCGAAAAAGGTTGAGCTGCTGCTTGATGCCCTTGTACAGGATGGTCGCATACAAAAACGAGCCCATGGGGATAGTATCTATTATCAATAG
- the lptD gene encoding LPS assembly protein LptD → MFNPTDARAEAVRAMQWEITADKLTRFEDPASVIAEGNVILKKMENITGAAQEKKEKKDWGDLLGEDTSPGEEGNDTQAEDALPEEGGEATLITPKKAPALQGVDSEEQGEFAEEDSQETEENTEEDGEQVVNSAVISTIKADWVVYDMDLGTVKLRGNVLLDIGPDKLSASEGTVHLTRETASFTDATIIRQYKDMRVEGRVIEKTGELTYHIEDGWLITCKLKDGEKPPWSFHAADAEITDGGYAFLKHATFRIKGVPILYSPLMMLPAKRNRQTGLLFPSVSLSDRDGFSLEWPLFINLSPSSDITLYPHYFAERGFMAGAEARYMLDQNSKGTIIANFLNDDLSDINNPDNAEYYTEGGYTHTNQNRYWVRGKADQKFGGWTTRLNIDLVSDQDYLNEFSNGFTGYSVSDQRFSNQFGRGLQDRNTYERENKLTTLRSWSNGTSLEATLKGIDDLHEYSDDSGSTALWKFPEVKYSGLVPLYDTDVDFSWDANYVYYKRDIGVEAQRIDLYPKLKTALPMLSEYLETTVGVGIRDTMYMIDDNGAEEWQDSDTENRFLADVNGEIATTLRRDFLGNSRGVSSWSHILRPFVRYTYVTEPDEVNLPLFDAVDSVGNQNQITYGLNNFFTVSEMKGDEESERDYGYVKLQQNYDLRNVASDEPLSDLQFRLSWTPWQNMNFKYSTDIDVYDNGFTQHTVESDYRNSRGDLLSFDYLFYAGATDEIEDTSSVRLFTRIGLIYDFAVGYSLEQSIQDSVTISEKISLSYNPSCWSVELVADVTPDNEQVMVLFKLANIGAPFGVDLMGSSDE, encoded by the coding sequence ATGTTTAATCCCACAGATGCCCGTGCAGAGGCTGTCAGGGCGATGCAGTGGGAAATCACTGCTGATAAACTGACCAGGTTTGAAGACCCTGCCAGCGTAATCGCAGAAGGCAATGTTATCCTAAAAAAAATGGAAAATATAACCGGGGCTGCTCAAGAAAAAAAGGAAAAAAAAGATTGGGGTGATCTTCTTGGTGAAGATACCTCACCAGGAGAGGAAGGCAACGATACTCAAGCCGAAGATGCCCTCCCAGAAGAAGGCGGAGAGGCAACATTAATTACTCCAAAGAAAGCTCCGGCCTTGCAGGGCGTGGATTCCGAGGAGCAGGGGGAATTTGCTGAGGAGGACTCTCAGGAGACAGAAGAAAATACTGAGGAGGATGGGGAGCAAGTTGTCAATTCCGCTGTTATCAGCACCATCAAGGCGGATTGGGTAGTGTATGATATGGATTTGGGAACGGTTAAGTTACGCGGCAACGTGCTCCTTGATATTGGCCCAGATAAGCTGAGCGCGAGTGAGGGCACTGTTCATCTCACGAGGGAAACAGCCTCCTTTACTGATGCGACCATTATCCGGCAATATAAGGATATGCGTGTTGAAGGGCGGGTCATTGAGAAGACCGGAGAACTCACCTACCATATTGAAGATGGCTGGTTGATCACCTGTAAGCTGAAAGACGGAGAAAAACCGCCGTGGAGTTTCCATGCCGCTGATGCCGAGATTACTGACGGAGGGTATGCTTTTCTGAAACATGCCACCTTCCGAATCAAAGGGGTACCTATCCTGTACTCGCCTCTTATGATGCTGCCCGCCAAGCGGAACCGTCAGACAGGTCTTCTCTTCCCCTCTGTGTCCCTGTCGGATCGGGACGGATTCAGTCTGGAGTGGCCGCTTTTTATTAACCTCTCTCCGAGCAGCGATATTACGCTGTATCCCCATTATTTTGCAGAGCGGGGCTTTATGGCAGGGGCTGAAGCTCGTTATATGTTGGATCAGAATTCAAAGGGAACAATAATTGCGAATTTCCTGAACGACGATCTCAGCGATATCAATAACCCGGATAATGCTGAGTATTATACCGAAGGCGGATACACCCATACTAATCAGAATCGCTATTGGGTACGAGGAAAGGCGGATCAGAAATTTGGCGGGTGGACAACTCGACTTAATATTGATCTTGTCTCTGATCAGGATTACTTAAACGAATTCAGTAATGGTTTTACCGGGTACTCTGTGAGCGACCAACGGTTTTCTAATCAGTTTGGGCGCGGATTACAGGACAGGAATACTTATGAGCGGGAAAACAAGCTGACCACGCTTCGTTCTTGGTCCAACGGTACCTCCTTGGAGGCAACGTTGAAAGGGATTGATGATCTGCATGAATATAGTGATGACAGCGGCTCTACAGCCCTGTGGAAATTTCCAGAGGTTAAATACAGCGGTTTAGTTCCCTTGTATGATACGGACGTGGATTTTTCCTGGGACGCGAATTACGTTTATTATAAACGTGATATAGGCGTGGAGGCGCAACGAATTGATCTCTATCCTAAGTTGAAAACAGCTCTCCCTATGCTGAGTGAGTACTTGGAGACCACTGTCGGTGTCGGCATCAGGGATACCATGTACATGATTGATGATAACGGGGCTGAAGAATGGCAGGACAGTGATACGGAGAATCGTTTCCTCGCAGACGTAAACGGGGAAATCGCAACAACCTTGCGCAGGGATTTTTTAGGTAACAGCAGAGGTGTTTCGTCATGGAGTCATATACTGCGACCTTTTGTCCGCTATACCTATGTAACTGAGCCGGATGAGGTGAATCTGCCTCTGTTTGATGCTGTTGACAGTGTCGGTAATCAGAATCAGATTACCTACGGGCTGAATAATTTCTTCACTGTCTCCGAGATGAAAGGTGATGAAGAGTCTGAGCGGGATTACGGGTATGTCAAGTTGCAACAAAACTATGATCTCCGTAACGTGGCTTCTGATGAGCCTCTTTCTGATCTCCAGTTCCGTCTCTCCTGGACCCCTTGGCAGAATATGAACTTCAAGTACTCTACTGATATTGATGTGTATGATAACGGTTTTACACAGCATACCGTTGAGAGTGATTACCGCAACAGCCGAGGAGATTTGCTTTCTTTTGACTATCTTTTTTATGCCGGTGCCACTGATGAGATAGAGGATACCAGTTCGGTCAGGCTCTTTACCCGGATTGGCCTGATCTATGATTTCGCTGTCGGCTATTCTCTGGAACAGTCCATTCAGGATTCCGTAACCATATCAGAGAAGATCAGTCTGAGTTACAACCCTTCCTGCTGGTCAGTGGAACTGGTGGCTGATGTTACGCCGGATAACGAACAAGTTATGGTCCTGTTCAAGTTGGCCAATATCGGCGCACCCTTTGGTGTCGACCTCATGGGAAGCAGTGATGAATAG
- a CDS encoding acetyltransferase, translating into MKYLDVFNGDADGICALHQLRLHEPRPDARLLSGVKRDIVLLEQVTEVSDTVLTVLDISLDKNKESLDKILAADGGNTVFYADHHYAGELPNSERLTAHIDPQPLICTSLIINQLLEGRHVLWAVVGAFGDNLDEAAEQLARQSGVDQAALALLRETGILLNYNGYGATLEDLFFDPVELFRQVQPYADPLDFYADAVALQTLKKGYQSDMEQAMSFNPVHQDSSGRIYQLPAQAWSRRVAGVYSNTLARQKPNLAHALLTENADRSLRISVRAPLHNRNGADVLCRKFPSGGGRAAAAGINTLPPEQLDDFIRAFSEQFHTSDSV; encoded by the coding sequence ATGAAATATCTTGATGTGTTTAACGGCGATGCTGACGGTATCTGTGCCCTTCACCAACTGCGTCTGCATGAACCGCGACCGGATGCCCGATTACTCAGCGGGGTAAAGCGGGATATAGTCCTGCTTGAGCAGGTAACCGAGGTGAGCGATACAGTGCTCACGGTTCTTGACATCTCTTTGGACAAGAACAAGGAAAGCTTGGATAAAATTTTGGCTGCTGACGGTGGCAATACGGTGTTCTATGCAGACCATCATTATGCCGGTGAGCTTCCGAACTCGGAACGCCTTACTGCCCATATTGACCCACAGCCTCTGATCTGCACCTCGTTGATCATCAATCAGCTTCTTGAAGGAAGGCATGTACTGTGGGCGGTCGTTGGAGCCTTTGGCGATAATCTTGATGAAGCGGCAGAACAGCTTGCCCGGCAATCAGGGGTTGATCAGGCCGCCCTTGCCCTGCTTAGGGAGACCGGGATTTTGCTCAACTATAACGGTTACGGTGCAACATTGGAGGATCTCTTCTTTGATCCTGTTGAGCTGTTTCGTCAGGTGCAGCCTTATGCAGACCCGCTGGATTTTTATGCCGATGCCGTTGCCTTGCAGACCCTGAAAAAAGGGTATCAGAGCGATATGGAGCAGGCAATGTCCTTTAACCCGGTCCATCAGGACAGCTCTGGACGTATCTATCAGCTGCCTGCCCAAGCATGGTCCCGGAGAGTGGCCGGAGTGTACTCCAATACCTTGGCCCGGCAAAAACCGAATCTCGCTCATGCCCTCTTGACGGAGAACGCTGACCGATCTTTACGCATTAGTGTTCGTGCTCCTCTGCACAACCGCAACGGAGCAGATGTTCTTTGTCGCAAGTTTCCCAGCGGCGGCGGTCGAGCTGCGGCCGCTGGCATCAATACCTTGCCTCCAGAGCAGCTTGATGATTTTATCAGGGCCTTCAGCGAGCAGTTCCACACGTCTGATTCTGTTTGA
- a CDS encoding lytic murein transglycosylase has protein sequence MLFQELERKHKFQPAELEELFQGQVISKRVLELMDKQWKRRPYYEYYALFLTPKTIQTGKEKLQIHKELLDRIEKEFGVEREIIVAIWGIETRYGTHQGDFNILRTLNTLFDAYPRRADFFRKELVQYLILCREHGVNPKTAVGSYAGAFGQAQFMPSSFRHFAVSFDGNDRSDLWNSVPDALASIANYMKLHGWVQDTPVYVELGNTLKDKRLIAAKEEGRKGRVPWKLVRELQKTVQKKDIPPSPSELPLSIIGLELDPKKFDHAYRYVAGYPNFHTITEYNHSLFYGMAVSELAELLKGE, from the coding sequence TTGTTGTTCCAGGAGCTTGAACGGAAACATAAATTTCAGCCTGCGGAACTGGAAGAGCTTTTTCAGGGGCAGGTAATTTCCAAACGAGTGCTTGAGCTGATGGACAAGCAATGGAAACGACGTCCTTATTATGAATACTACGCTCTTTTTCTTACCCCGAAAACTATCCAAACCGGCAAAGAAAAACTCCAAATACACAAGGAATTACTGGATCGAATAGAAAAGGAATTCGGGGTGGAGCGGGAAATTATCGTGGCCATCTGGGGCATAGAGACCCGTTACGGGACGCATCAGGGAGATTTTAATATCCTTCGTACGTTGAACACCCTGTTTGACGCCTATCCTAGGCGAGCAGATTTCTTTCGCAAGGAGCTGGTCCAATATCTCATTCTTTGCCGGGAGCATGGTGTTAATCCGAAAACGGCTGTGGGCTCCTATGCTGGTGCCTTTGGTCAGGCCCAGTTCATGCCCTCTTCGTTCCGTCATTTTGCTGTCAGCTTTGACGGTAACGACCGTAGCGACCTTTGGAATTCCGTACCCGATGCCTTGGCCTCCATTGCAAATTATATGAAACTGCATGGATGGGTACAAGACACACCGGTCTATGTGGAGCTGGGCAATACGCTCAAGGATAAGCGGCTGATTGCTGCGAAGGAGGAGGGCAGGAAAGGGCGCGTTCCTTGGAAGCTTGTCCGGGAACTGCAAAAAACAGTGCAAAAAAAAGATATTCCTCCCTCTCCAAGCGAACTTCCGCTCTCCATCATCGGTCTGGAGCTTGACCCGAAAAAATTCGATCATGCTTATCGTTATGTTGCCGGTTATCCGAATTTTCACACCATTACAGAATATAATCATTCACTCTTCTATGGAATGGCTGTCAGTGAACTGGCAGAGCTGCTGAAGGGAGAATAG
- the pssA gene encoding CDP-diacylglycerol--serine O-phosphatidyltransferase yields the protein MERSRSNRFYALPSMLTCTSLFSGFYSIVASINGDFFPAAVAILVAGLFDGLDGRVARLTDSTSRFGMQLDSLCDLVSFGVAPALLAYLWALIPYGRYGWLAAFLYVATTALRLARFNSMAEEPEDENNENHDFVGLPCPAAAGAIATMVMFFRYLGTTDPVKHFSILLLVYLLSYLMISTHRYLSFKKTRVPKEKRFQAVVGMVLILILLATEPPVTLFITTLLYALSGLILELYTFLRKRKETREQES from the coding sequence ATGGAACGATCGCGATCCAATCGATTTTATGCCCTTCCCAGCATGCTGACCTGTACCAGTCTCTTCAGCGGCTTTTACTCCATAGTTGCCTCTATTAACGGGGATTTTTTTCCTGCTGCTGTGGCGATTCTGGTGGCAGGGCTCTTTGACGGGCTGGACGGACGGGTTGCCCGTTTAACTGATTCCACCTCGCGTTTCGGTATGCAGCTGGATTCCCTTTGTGATCTGGTTTCCTTTGGTGTTGCCCCTGCGCTCCTTGCCTATCTCTGGGCTTTGATTCCCTATGGACGATATGGCTGGCTGGCGGCTTTTCTGTACGTGGCCACCACTGCTCTGCGTCTGGCTCGTTTTAACTCCATGGCTGAGGAGCCGGAGGATGAAAATAATGAAAATCATGATTTTGTCGGCCTGCCCTGTCCGGCAGCTGCCGGTGCCATTGCAACCATGGTGATGTTTTTTCGTTATTTAGGAACGACCGATCCTGTTAAACATTTTTCCATTCTTTTGTTGGTCTATCTGCTTTCCTATCTGATGATTTCAACCCATCGTTATCTGAGCTTTAAGAAAACCAGGGTTCCCAAGGAAAAGCGTTTTCAGGCCGTTGTTGGTATGGTTCTCATTCTGATCCTTTTGGCGACAGAGCCCCCTGTTACCTTATTTATCACGACATTACTGTATGCTCTCTCTGGTTTAATCTTGGAGCTGTACACTTTTTTGAGGAAAAGAAAGGAAACAAGAGAGCAAGAAAGCTGA
- the rsmD gene encoding 16S rRNA (guanine(966)-N(2))-methyltransferase RsmD — translation MRITGGSAKGRHLISPKAGWRFIRPTGDRVREALFNILGEDVAGGTILDLYAGTGALGLEALSRGAETAIFVDQSRQALELIHGNLTNCFPTARASLQQLNLSHEESLKRLKKKMPDQLLFDIIFLDPPYEKKLAEKTLAMIEREDLLKENGFVVAEERASEQLAEQYGTLTLANHRSYGETGLWFYRNIVNS, via the coding sequence ATGCGGATTACCGGCGGTTCAGCCAAAGGGCGTCATTTAATCAGCCCCAAAGCAGGGTGGCGTTTTATACGTCCGACCGGAGATCGGGTGCGCGAGGCCCTGTTTAATATTCTCGGTGAGGATGTGGCAGGCGGCACGATCCTTGATCTTTATGCTGGCACCGGGGCTTTGGGTCTTGAGGCATTAAGCAGAGGAGCAGAGACAGCGATCTTTGTTGATCAGTCTCGCCAAGCCCTTGAGCTTATCCACGGCAACCTGACAAATTGTTTTCCCACCGCAAGGGCCTCTTTGCAACAACTGAATCTTTCTCATGAAGAGAGTTTGAAGCGGCTGAAAAAGAAAATGCCTGATCAACTACTCTTTGATATTATTTTTCTTGATCCGCCATATGAAAAAAAACTGGCGGAAAAAACGCTGGCAATGATAGAAAGAGAAGACCTGCTGAAAGAGAATGGATTCGTTGTTGCTGAGGAGCGGGCAAGCGAACAGCTTGCTGAACAATACGGAACCCTGACCTTGGCGAATCACCGGAGTTACGGGGAAACCGGTCTCTGGTTCTATCGCAATATTGTCAACTCCTGA
- the coaD gene encoding pantetheine-phosphate adenylyltransferase: MPHQLVIASDSQPGHPSGIAVYPGTFDPITNGHVDIVKRSLRMFDQVIVALAVNTGKAPLFTLEERVALVEQCFTANSNVTVDTTDGLIVDYAVQQKACAIVRGLRAVSDFDYEFQLALMNRKLERRVQTVFLMTGFRWIYISSSIIKDAARHGGDVSGMVPAHVLAALKKKFNN, encoded by the coding sequence ATGCCTCATCAACTTGTTATTGCATCGGATTCTCAGCCGGGTCACCCCTCGGGAATCGCTGTTTACCCTGGTACCTTTGATCCCATTACCAACGGCCATGTAGATATCGTCAAACGGTCATTACGCATGTTTGATCAGGTAATCGTGGCCCTTGCCGTCAATACGGGCAAGGCACCCCTGTTTACCCTGGAGGAACGGGTTGCGCTGGTCGAGCAATGCTTTACCGCCAACAGCAATGTGACTGTTGATACCACTGATGGGCTGATCGTTGATTATGCTGTTCAACAAAAGGCATGCGCCATTGTGCGCGGTCTGCGGGCGGTTTCTGATTTTGACTATGAGTTCCAGCTGGCTCTGATGAACAGGAAGTTGGAACGCAGAGTGCAGACCGTCTTTCTTATGACCGGTTTTCGCTGGATATATATCAGTTCCTCCATTATCAAGGATGCAGCCCGACACGGCGGAGATGTCAGTGGGATGGTTCCGGCCCATGTGTTGGCAGCTTTGAAAAAGAAGTTTAATAACTGA
- a CDS encoding ubiquinol-cytochrome c reductase iron-sulfur subunit, which yields MAEEKIDITDERRNFLRNMISWTGAFIGASLLYPLFRFAGFAVKPKPRHIKVAAPLPVSGFHAERDFILFARDEQAWAVSRTCTHLGCRVNFLEDQQLIECPCHQSRFTEQGKRLRGPAERDLPAFAVAVQKDADGAVTEYVVTI from the coding sequence ATGGCAGAAGAGAAAATCGATATAACCGATGAACGCCGCAATTTTTTGCGCAATATGATCAGCTGGACAGGAGCCTTTATCGGAGCCAGTCTGCTCTATCCCCTGTTCCGTTTTGCCGGTTTTGCTGTCAAGCCCAAGCCGAGACATATCAAGGTGGCAGCCCCCCTGCCTGTCAGCGGTTTTCACGCGGAGCGGGATTTTATCCTCTTTGCCCGGGACGAACAGGCTTGGGCTGTCTCCAGAACCTGTACTCATCTCGGTTGCCGGGTCAATTTCCTGGAAGATCAGCAGCTCATTGAATGTCCCTGCCATCAGAGTCGGTTTACAGAGCAGGGAAAACGTCTGCGAGGGCCAGCTGAACGAGATTTGCCTGCCTTTGCAGTGGCAGTGCAGAAAGACGCGGACGGGGCAGTAACCGAGTATGTGGTGACGATTTAA